The Clostridiisalibacter paucivorans DSM 22131 region AGGGAAGTGGGAGCAGACAGGATTGTAAATGCTGTTGCTGCATATAAGAAGTATGGTGGCCCCCTTATAATAGTTGATTTTGGAACAGCTACAACATTTTGTGCAATATCTGAAGAAGGAGAATATTTAGGAGGTGCCATATCACCAGGAATAAAGATATCTAGTGAGGCATTATTTCAGAGAGCAGCTAAACTGCCAAAAGTAGAGATTAAGAAACCAAAAAACATAATATGTAGGAATACTATATCCAGTATACAATCAGGAATAGTATATGGATATGTGGGAATAGTAGATTACATAGTTGATAGGATGAAAAAAGAGATTGGCAAAGAAACTAAGGCAATAGTAGGTACTGGTGGATTATCTACCCTTATAGCATCAGAATCTAAAACCATAAATAAAATAGATAAGATGCTTACACTAGAGGGCTTAAGAATTATATACGAGTTAAACAAGTAGTCGAGAGACTGCTTTTTTTGTAGATATGTAGAGGTGATATAATATGAGGATAGGAAATACAAATCTTGAGAACAATATATTTTTGGCCCCTATGGCAGGTATAACAGATATGGCATTTAGGATAATATGCAAAGAAATGGGAGCAGGGCTAGTATATACAGAAATGGTTAGTTGTAAAGGGCTTTACTATGGAGATAAAAAAACTCAGAGATTAACTGAAATAAGTTCCGATGAAAAGCCCATAGGTGTACAGATATTTGGTTCAGATCCCTATATAATGTCAGAAGTAGTAAAAAGATATTTAAATGCCAATGAAGATATAGATATTATAGATATAAATATGGGATGTCCTGCACCTAAAATAGTGAAAAATGGTGACGGGAGTGCATTGATGAAGGAGCCTTTGCTGATAAAAAAAATAGTGGAGGAGGTAGTAAAGGCATCGGAAAAGACAGTGACAGTTAAAACTAGAGTTGGATGGGATAGAGAATCTATTAATATACTTGAAATTGCCAAAATAATTGAACAATGTGGTGGTAAGGCACTAGGATTACATGGAAGAACCAGAGAACAATTTTATTCTGGAGATGCTGATTGGGATATGATTAAAAAAGTAAAAAAATCTATAGATATACCTGTCATAGGAAATGGAGATATATTCGAACCACAAGATGTAAAAAGGATGTTAGACTAT contains the following coding sequences:
- a CDS encoding type III pantothenate kinase — translated: MKVLILVFDVGNTNITLGVYEGEELLNFWRVATDKNKTSDEYGMLIDRLFKYNGLELEEVESIIISSVVPPLMYTLEAMSIKYCGKEPIIVGPGVKTGMNIRYDNPREVGADRIVNAVAAYKKYGGPLIIVDFGTATTFCAISEEGEYLGGAISPGIKISSEALFQRAAKLPKVEIKKPKNIICRNTISSIQSGIVYGYVGIVDYIVDRMKKEIGKETKAIVGTGGLSTLIASESKTINKIDKMLTLEGLRIIYELNK
- the dusB gene encoding tRNA dihydrouridine synthase DusB codes for the protein MRIGNTNLENNIFLAPMAGITDMAFRIICKEMGAGLVYTEMVSCKGLYYGDKKTQRLTEISSDEKPIGVQIFGSDPYIMSEVVKRYLNANEDIDIIDINMGCPAPKIVKNGDGSALMKEPLLIKKIVEEVVKASEKTVTVKTRVGWDRESINILEIAKIIEQCGGKALGLHGRTREQFYSGDADWDMIKKVKKSIDIPVIGNGDIFEPQDVKRMLDYTGCDGVMIARGSRGNPWIFRRALHYINTGEVPAEPNPKEKVDVIIRHLDLLASLKGEEVAVKEMRKHIGWYVRGMKNATVLRGKINKINDKEELADELKKYLKLIQE